The Devosia sp. genome segment TGACCCGCACATCCACCTTGCGCACCGCCGTCTCGCCGACGCGTGAAATCGTGCCCGTCTGCAGGAAGCGGAGTAGCTTGGACTGCAGCGACAGGTCCATTTCCCCGATCTCGTCGAGAAACAGCGTGCCGCCATCGGCCAGTTCGGCCGCGCCCTTGCGGTCTTCGGTCGCGCCGGTAAAGGCGCCGCGCGCCACGCCGAACAATTCGCTTTCCATCAGGTCGCGCGGTATGGCGGCGCAATTGATGGCGACGAACCGCCGATCGGCCCGCGGGCCCTTGGCGTGCAGCGCTTCGGCGCAGACATCCTTGCCCGTGCCGCTCTCGCCGGTGATGAACACCGGTGCCGAGGACGAGGCGACGCGCCCGATCTGCTCGTAGAGAAACTGCATGGCGCTGGATGCACCGACAAAGCCGGCATAATCGGCAATGTGCGAAGCCTGTCCCGCCTCCGCGCCCAGGCATCTGGGGCGTCCGTGACGCTGGGCCAGTTCGCCGATGCGGTTGGCCAGGGCCGGGCCGTTGACCGGCTTGGCGACATAGTCGTGGGCTCCGGCGCGCATGGCGGCCAGCGTGGAGCTGACCGAGGCCCCATCGGCCATGACAATGATCAGCGCGCCTTCAGATATCCGCACCAGCCGGGCAACCGCGTCTTCAGGCGTGGCGCCCAGGTCGCCTATCGAACCAAGATCGGCCAGAACCACGTCGGGACGGGCCTTGCGCAACAGGTCACCCGCCGCACGGCCGCAATCGGCAACACTGAGCACCGGAGCGACCAGCATCGCCTCTGCCAGAGCGGCTCCAAGATGGCGCGCGCCGTCCAGATCGCTGTCGATCAACAGCACCTGGCCGCTCAATGTGGCATCGCCGATCGTGGCTGACGTCATGGGCGATCTATCCCTTTTCAGGCACTTGTTCTCGTTGGTCCGATTGTTGGCGATTAGGGTAAATTTTCCGTTCCCGCCGCTGCAGATTGCATGGTCTGGCCCAGTGCCCGCATGGAACAGCACCCGGCGGTCCGGCTCAAATAGGCTGGGACATCGGCGCCTCACGCCTTTTGCCCGCGGGTCTCTAATGTTAATAAAATTGCGCCGAGTCCCGGCCGTCAGGAAATGTTGCGGAAGAGCCTGTGCAGGCACTGGTC includes the following:
- a CDS encoding sigma-54 dependent transcriptional regulator — protein: MTSATIGDATLSGQVLLIDSDLDGARHLGAALAEAMLVAPVLSVADCGRAAGDLLRKARPDVVLADLGSIGDLGATPEDAVARLVRISEGALIIVMADGASVSSTLAAMRAGAHDYVAKPVNGPALANRIGELAQRHGRPRCLGAEAGQASHIADYAGFVGASSAMQFLYEQIGRVASSSAPVFITGESGTGKDVCAEALHAKGPRADRRFVAINCAAIPRDLMESELFGVARGAFTGATEDRKGAAELADGGTLFLDEIGEMDLSLQSKLLRFLQTGTISRVGETAVRKVDVRVICATNRNPMQMIAQRQFREDLFYRLHVLPIHLPPLRQRPSDIMVLARHFLDCYSLEERKRFAGFAADAAQHLTAADWPGNVRQLQNLVRRLVVMFDGGEISAAMLGAADIEAQVAAPIAVETVRPETRRLVLPMWQQEQRIIEDAVAAFGGNISLAAAALEISPSTIYRKRQSWSEMAATG